A genomic segment from Drosophila miranda strain MSH22 chromosome 3, D.miranda_PacBio2.1, whole genome shotgun sequence encodes:
- the LOC117188300 gene encoding protein transport protein SSS1-like — MYRLPHHRRQRQRPNNGFLGKMCKDFQHMSWGPSGRPMFDFMVLSTVPFITDGLRFFKRCHKPDRREFKRTAVVVGVGILLIGLVGYIVKLLQIPMILSSYQNEK, encoded by the exons ATGTATCGTCTTCCGCACCATCGTCGTCAACGGCAGAGGCCGAATAATGG ATTCCTGGGCAAAATGTGTAAGGATTTCCAGCATATGTCGTGGGGCCCCAGCGGTCGTCCCATGTTTGATTTTATGGTGCTGTCGACAGTGCCATTTATTACGGATGGGTTGCGTTTCTTCAAGCGATGCCACAAGCCCGATCGCCGGGAGTTTAAGCGCACTGCCGTGGTCGTCGGAGTGGGCATCCTTCTCATAGGTTTGGTGGGATATATCGTGAAGCTGCTGCAGATACCCATGATCCTGAGCTCCTATCAAAATGAAAAATAA